From the Xylella fastidiosa genome, the window CTGACAGAAAAATTGGGTCATCTGGCGTGGTGCGCCCTGGTGGCGCTTGCACTGGCCAGACAGAATGGCGATGTGTTGTCACAGGCGCAGGAAAACCTCTTTCTCACCCGCTGGCTGGGTACCGCGCTGAAGCAACGGCGTTTTTCGCATGATGTTGCCCCTGATATTGAGTGGCTTCTCAAAAAGGGATGCCAGCTGGGCATCAGCGCGAAGCTGGGCAGCAAGCTGAATTACCTCTGGTGTTCATGCATCGGCTCGCTCTCTGAGCAGAACGACCTGTTTATGGTTAGGAAACTCAATCGACCCTTTGGGGGTTTCCTAACCACGAGCAGTGGCGATGAAGAGCCTTATGAGGTAAGGCCTGTTGGGTGATAATGCGCAAAAAGGCCAGTTTTTGGGTTTTACGCTGGAATGGAACCGCAGAAATTTCCGTCAACAGAATGTTTAGATTAGAAGCTAACTGGCGAAAATACTGTTCGCCATTTAGTGTAGCAAGTGATTTTATTAAACAAGGGGTTGTAAATGATAAGTTGCATTGATCATATTGTTATCACCACTAGGGATATCAAAGTATGCTCTGATTTTTATACTCGTATACTGGGAATGGAGCTGATCCAGTTTGGTGATAACAGAATCGCGTTCAAGTTTGGACAACAAAAAATAAACGTTCACGAATATGGTAAAGAGATAGAGCCTAAAGCGCATCTTCCTGTTCCTGGTTCCCTGGATATCTGCCTGATAAGTTCTTACTCAATTGATGAGATAAAGAAGGTTTTAGAAAAAAACGACATTGTGATTGTCGATGGTCCGGTATCCCGGACGGGGGCGTGCGGTGCTATAACTTCACTATATCTGCGTGATCCTGACCTTAATCTTATAGAAATCTCGAATTATGAAAATCACTAACCGCTGGTGATAATGTCCGCGCTGTTAGGGGGTTGACGCTCAGTGGAACGAAAACGGTTCTGTCGCATTAAGGCCGCGTCGGGTAGCATCGCAAAAAGAAGTATGTTACCCGAGGCGGCCTTATTGAACATGTGTATGGATTTCTGGATACAGCGTCTATGGTTCCAGTAAACACATGATCAATGATGCGGATGCATCATATAGGGAAACTGCCGCTCGTTGTGTTTAGACAGGGAGTTTCCGCATCCTGCTGTGCATCTCCCGTTTTTCTTCAGGACGCACTAGCTGTGCATGTATTTCTTCATGTGGTTTCTTGACGGTAAACTGCTAACGTTGCGTGCCGTGCTGAGCTACTGTAGTACAGCACGTTGCTATTTATGTGTGCAATGCGGTGTACCAATCAAACGTGAATACTGTTTCTTATTGATGTAGCTATGCTGGGAACGCTGTCTGTAAGCCCTGGAGTGGAGCTATCCTCTGATTTGATCAAGCGTGTATGGCCGATGCAGTGTCGCTGTGTTTCCAGGTGGTGAGGTGATATTCCCATTGTTGAGCGTGCGTCTTTAATCCTCCGATTTACCTTCACGCAACCAGCTTGCTACTTGTGGTGCGAAGTAGGTCAATATGCCATCTGCACCGGCACGTTTGAATGCTATTAACGTTTCCAGCACACCGCTGCGTTCTTCTAACCAGCCGTTGGATACAGCAGCCTTGATCATGGCGTACTCGCCGCTGACTTGATATGCGTAAGTGGGCATCCGGAATGTCTCTTTTACCCGGCGTACTACATCCAAGCAAAGCAATCCAGGTTTGACGATCACCATATCTGCGCCTTCTTCGATGTCCAAGGCAATCTCACGGAG encodes:
- a CDS encoding VOC family protein, producing the protein MISCIDHIVITTRDIKVCSDFYTRILGMELIQFGDNRIAFKFGQQKINVHEYGKEIEPKAHLPVPGSLDICLISSYSIDEIKKVLEKNDIVIVDGPVSRTGACGAITSLYLRDPDLNLIEISNYENH
- a CDS encoding DUF2913 family protein, whose protein sequence is MTLTEKLGHLAWCALVALALARQNGDVLSQAQENLFLTRWLGTALKQRRFSHDVAPDIEWLLKKGCQLGISAKLGSKLNYLWCSCIGSLSEQNDLFMVRKLNRPFGGFLTTSSGDEEPYEVRPVG